Proteins encoded within one genomic window of Glycine soja cultivar W05 chromosome 1, ASM419377v2, whole genome shotgun sequence:
- the LOC114410499 gene encoding TORTIFOLIA1-like protein 4 produces the protein MSSRRHSLSGPPPLSGTESTHNLRQRVITCLNKLSDRDTLAGAAAELESIARTLNHDSFSSFLSCIHNTDSSSKSPVRKQCVHLLNVLSRFHGEALSPFISKMLATVLRRLRDTDSAVRSECVDAVASMSSRITRPPFSATFLRPLMDALAQEQEANAQIGAALCLAAAVEAAPDPDAEALRRSALPRLGKLVKSDACRARAALLVLIGSVVGAGGASSRGAVNWLVPCLVEFLGSEDWTVRKAAAEALAKVASVERDLASQHKALCLDSLQNRRFDKIKVVRETMNRALETWKEVTEDASASQVKSECASVGTDDGKSQCATKSSPNVGFKSSSKTVTANRSPASVVSFMSSIKRESSLKTNERHLRMGTMHQQGHEKSSDEKLETPFLGSSHSNMSREDDIKRSNVEVSKPPPYQNQNGVNSRAEIKRVLFSKMSDEKMRRFSGSKSRVVPCIDDDDLDADVIVNNANEVCESPQDVEEFALIREQLLQIENQQSNLLDLLQRFIGSSQSGMNSLESRVHGLEMALDEISHDLAVSGGRVSNIDATEDTCCKLPGTDFLSSKFWKKTEGRYSTSRFSLGSIPSTDAVHIATNKDGKREILTANNNRLQHGKGGYFVNPLAEVQSDLKGHHTYKLSKNLFQDAVRRYDGIQPATESLRNQNIRSSV, from the exons ATGTCTTCCCGGCGTCACTCACTAAGCGGCCCGCCACCACTCTCCGGCACCGAGTCGACTCATAACCTCCGACAGCGAGTCATCACGTGCCTTAACAAACTCTCCGACCGCGACACTCTCGCCGGCGCCGCCGCGGAACTCGAGTCCATCGCCAGAACCCTAAACCATGACTCGTTCTCCTCCTTCCTCTCTTGCATTCACAACACTGACTCCTCTTCCAAATCACCGGTTCGAAAACAATGCGTTCATCTCTTAAACGTTCTCTCGCGCTTCCACGGCGAAGCGCTTTCGCCTTTCATTTCAAAAATGCTCGCCACCGTGCTCCGGCGGCTCCGCGACACCGACTCCGCCGTGCGATCCGAGTGCGTGGACGCCGTGGCGTCGATGTCGTCGCGGATCACGCGGCCGCCGTTCTCCGCCACGTTCCTGCGGCCGCTCATGGACGCACTGGCGCAGGAGCAGGAAGCCAACGCGCAGATCGGCGCCGCGCTGTGCCTCGCGGCGGCGGTCGAGGCGGCGCCGGACCCCGACGCGGAGGCCCTTCGCCGGAGCGCGCTGCCGCGACTCGGGAAGCTCGTGAAGAGCGACGCGTGCAGGGCGCGGGCGGCACTGCTGGTACTGATCGGAAGCGTGGTCGGTGCTGGCGGCGCGTCGAGCCGCGGCGCGGTGAACTGGCTCGTGCCGTGCCTCGTGGAGTTCCTCGGCAGTGAGGACTGGACGGTGAGGAAGGCCGCGGCGGAGGCGCTGGCGAAGGTGGCTTCCGTGGAGAGAGATTTGGCGTCGCAGCATAAGGCTCTTTGTTTGGATTCGTTGCAGAATCGGAGATTTGATAAG ATCAAAGTGGTTCGGGAGACTATGAATCGTGCATTGGAGACGTGGAAGGAGGTAACTGAAGATGCTTCTGCTTCGCAAGTAAAGTCTGAATGTGCTTCTGTTG GCACAGATGATGGTAAAAGTCAGTGTGCCACTAAAAGTTCACCCAATGTTGGCTTTAAGTCTTCTTCTAAAACAGTCACTGCCAACAGGTCCCCTGCATCTGTGGTTTCATTCATGTCGTCCATTAAAAGAGAGAGTTCTCTAAAGACTAATGAGAGGCATTTGAGAATGGGGACAATGCATCAGCAGGGTCATGAGAAATCCTCCGATGAGAAACTTGAAACTCCATTTTTGGGTTCCTCCCACTCAAATATGTCTAGGGAAGATGATATTAAAAGGTCTAATGTTGAAGTTTCTAAGCCACCcccatatcaaaatcaaaatgggGTAAATTCGAGGGCAGAGATAAAGCGTGTTCTCTTTAGCAAGATGTCTGATGAAAAAATGAGGAGATTCAGTGGTTCAAAATCTCGTGTAGTTCCATgtattgatgatgatgatcttgaTGCAGATGTTATTGTCAACAATGCAAATGAAGTTTGTGAGAGCCCACAAGATGTTGAGGAGTTTGCTTTGATCCGTGAACAACTTCTTCAAATTGAAAACCAGCAATCAAATCTATTAGACCTCCTCCAG AGATTTATTGGAAgctcccaaagtggtatgaatTCTCTGGAGTCACGTGTACATGGCCTAGAGATGGCCCTGGATGAAATATCACATGATTTGGCAGTTTCAGGTGGCAGGGTTTCCAATATTGATGCCACAGAAGACACTTGTTGCAAGCTACCTGGTACTGACTTTTTGAGTTCTAAATTCTGGAAGAAGACAGAAGGTCGTTATTCCACATCAAGGTTCTCTTTAGGAAGCATACCATCAACAGATGCTGTGCATATTGCAACCAATAAAGatggaaaaagagaaatattaacTGCAAATAACAATAGATTGCAACATGGTAAGGGTGGATATTTTGTAAACCCATTGGCAGAAGTTCAAAGCGATTTGAAAGGGCATCATACATATAAACTTTCTAAAAACTTATTCCAAGATGCTGTGAGGAGATATGATGGCATTCAACCAGCTACTGAATCACTCAGGAACCAGAATATCAG GTCATCCGTGTAG